The following are encoded together in the Perca flavescens isolate YP-PL-M2 chromosome 22, PFLA_1.0, whole genome shotgun sequence genome:
- the LOC114549654 gene encoding transmembrane protein 236: MGSGRTLKFALCEVLQFAGLCVPLFIVMQRFAIIVAKVKTSARPPGDGSTAYWLIVASSIAYVTSTALLVWVPMKYMVFAKKKFLIGRKKWRPVALVYVILSTLPCFAFLIASSEVQINNHMTHDTFTELPVSLVLFSLICIDVVERIRHCRLTGQGNDMERDADIPSTVLTHVEQVTPVTPITPAASGPAVPGQARPNPMPPGANQHNDRNQNGAGARPETNGTVPGIPGNPGRPFSISGLSSQSASTTAYRISPYSYTGPLRFLCASDARADVFVDSFMFWMDTVEMVRVAGHPLVYYSGWVFPIYIFSYLSCLRVVVMPHSPLLPSLGVAVQDFPFFFVRVGLIAFFGFVTPLLYLMKNLLVCLAFVYFNFMTRLRIFNTERMFF, encoded by the exons ATGGGCTCGGGGAGGACGCTGAAGTTCGCCCTGTGCGAGGTGCTGCAGTTTGCAGGCCTGTGCGTGCCACTCTTCATCGTCATGCAGAGGTTTGCCATCATCGTAGCAAAGGTCAAAACGTCGGCGCGGCCCCCCGGAGACGGCAGCACGGCCTACTGGTTGATCGTGGCCTCCTCCATTGCCTATGTCACCTCCACCGCCCTGCTGGTCTGGGTACCCATGAAGTATATGGTCTTTGCAAAGAAGAAGTTTCTCATTGGGAGGAAGAAGTG GAGGCCTGTGGCTCTCGTATATGTGATCCTGTCCACATTGCCCTGCTTTGCCTTTCTCATCGCCAGCTCTGAG GTTCAGATAAATAACCACATGACACATGATACGTTCACGGAGCTCCCTGTATCACTAGTGCTCTTCTCTCTCATCTGTATTGACGTTGTGGAAAGGATACGCCACTGCAGACTGACCGGCCAGG GTAATGACATGGAGAGAGATGCTGACATCCCCTCCACTGTCCTCACACATGTGGAACAGGTAACACCAGTCACACCTATCACTCCAGCTGCATCGGGGCCAGCTGTGCCCGGGCAAGCTAGGCCAAATCCTATGCCACCCGGAGCAAACCAGCACAATGACAGGAACCAGAATGGAGCAGGGGCTCGACCAGAGACCAACGGCACAGTCCCGGGGATACCAGGTAATCCTGGGAGACCATTTAGCATCTCTGGATTGAGCTCACAATCAGCGAGCACCACAGCGTACCGCATATCTCCGTACTCCTACACGGGTCCACTGAGATTCCTGTGTGCCAGCGATGCCCGAGCGGATGTGTTTGTGGACAGCTTTATGTTCTGGATGGACACAGTAGAGATGGTGAGGGTGGCAGGACATCCCCTTGTCTACTACTCAGGCTGGGTGTTCCCCATCTACATCTTCAGCTACCTGTCTTGCCTGCGGGTGGTGGTCATGCCCCACAGCCCCCTGCTTCCCTCACTAGGAGTGGCCGTGCAGGACTTTCCCTTCTTCTTTGTGCGTGTTGGCCTCATTGCCTTCTTTGGCTTTGTCACACCCCTCCTCTATCTGATGAAGAACCTGCTGGTCTGCCTGGCCTTTGTCTATTTCAACTTCATGACCAGGCTGAGGATCTTCAACACAGAGAGGATGTTCTTTTGA
- the hacd1 gene encoding very-long-chain (3R)-3-hydroxyacyl-CoA dehydratase 1: MAYSEEDGTVEEKENNNKKKTKSALATAWLTFYNIAMTAGWLVLAMAMIRFYIQKGTRKGLYRSIARTLKFFQTFALVEVGHCAIGIVRTSVIVTGVQVCSRIFMVWFITNSIRQIQNEESVILFLVVWTITEITRYSYYTFNLLHHLPYFIKWARYNLFIVLYPLGVAGELLTIYAALPFVRRSGMYSMRLPNKYNVSFDYYYCLIIAMLSYIPLFPQLFFHMLRQRRRVLHGEVIVEKDD, translated from the exons ATGGCATACAGCGAGGAGGACGGCACGGTTGAGGagaaggaaaacaacaacaagaagaAAACGAAAAGCGCCCTCGCTACCGCATGGCTCACTTTCTACAACATCGCCATGACCGCCGG GTGGCTGGTTTTGGCCATGGCAATGATACGCTTCTACATCCAGAAAGGCACACGAAAGGGTTTGTACAGAAGTATAGCAAGGACACTCAAGTTTTTCCAGACCTTTGCATTAGTTGAG GTGGGACATTGTGCCATCG GGATTGTGAGGACTTCTGTGATTGTAACCGGGGTGCAAGTGTGTTCACGGATTTTCATGGTTTGGTTCATCACCAACAGCATCAGACAG ATCCAGAATGAAGAAAGCGTAATCCTATTCCTGGTTGTGTGGACGATCACAGAGATTACCAGATATTCCTACTACACATTCAACCTGCTCCACCACCTGCCTTACTTCATCAAATGGGCCAG ATACAACCTCTTCATCGTCTTGTATCCCCTGGGAGTCGCCGGAGAACTGCTGACCATTTATGCTGCTCTGCCGTTCGTACGCAGATCTGGAATGTACTCCATGAGGCTCCCCAACAAGTATAACGTGTCGTTCGACTACTACTACTGCCTAATCATCGCCATGTTGTCCTACATCCCAC TGTTTCCTCAGCTCTTCTTCCACATGCTGCGGCAGAGGAGAAGGGTGCTTCATGGGGAGGTCATAGTGGAGAAGGACGACTAG